The Gossypium arboreum isolate Shixiya-1 chromosome 2, ASM2569848v2, whole genome shotgun sequence region ttttaattgggcttttgatttcttttattaaactGCTAGTTTAGGAAAACACAAGATTTCAGGGTAGTCACGGTTTTTTATAGAACACGAGCTTTCAACAATAAAGTTTTCAAAATCCTTCCACGGTTTAAGTGGAATTAATATACCAAAGGAAAATAAATTGGTAAACATTTTTACGAGAATTTTTGTTAAATAATGATAAAAGGGCTTAAATTCAGTAACGAATTTTTACCTAAAAgatcaattttcaaaaaatagtttgatgtgacacgccagatttggccataacgtttaggccgagtTTGGGCAGGTTtgtaaaactcgactgtggagtaggtttttgaaaatttgatttttaacGTTGTGATTGGaaatgtggcacaccgagtctccgataCCAAATTTGTAAGTTTTTTGACACTATTTCTTGTTATAGACTGAAATGTATTACTGAGGGACTGCTATAGGTAGTAGGATTACACTGAAACTTTTTAGTTAGAGTAGGTTGAGACTATAGAAGATTGAAAACTGTAGTAAGATTCTATTTTGCAGGAACAAACCCCAATTGATGCTTTTCATAACACATtattaataattactgaaattatACATAAGACTTTTAAACagataattcattatcaaaatggGCACAAGAGTTACTCACGGAAGGGGTACACGAGGCTGCGGTAGAGGCCGAGGAAGTGCTAGAGCTGGGTCTTCAGCATCGGGTCACATGCCTGCGAGGGAGGCACCAGCCTCACCAGTAACTGAGACAGGGTCTCATAACTGAGCAGCTGGGAATGATGCTCTATCCTAAGCAATGCTATGTGTTCttgaaagggttgctggagcgaGTACTAGATCAGTGGGCCGAGGATCAATTTCTAAGCGATTCCGGTCTAATGGAGCAGAAATCTTCAACGGTGTTTCTGGTGTAGCCCCAaacgtggcagaatattggttggaggctaccGAACGAATAATGGATGACCTTGACTATGCTGTggagcaaaaattaaaaggagcaaTGTCTTTACTATGAGATAAGGCCTACCAATGGTGTCTCACCGTGAGAAAGGGTACGCAGGGCGACCGTTTGACATGGGACTTCTTCAAAGCAGCCTTTTCAGGGAAGTATGTGGGAAAAAGTTGTGTGGACGcccgaaggaaggaatttttgaacttGACCCAAGGAAATAAGACAGTGGCAGAGTACTAGATAGAGTTTTTACGGCTGAGTCAGTATGCTCGCGGGATAGTCGCAACTGAGCATGATTACTGTGTGTAGTTCCAGGATGGCCTCTGGGATGAATTACGTGTGCTGATAGCTCTGCAGAGGGAGTGAGACTTTCCTGCCCTTGTAGAAAAGGCAAAAATTGCTGAGGATGTGAAACGCTCTAAGCACCAGAACCATGAGAAAGATAGGGGCAGAAATAAGTGGGATTTTGGGCCCTCGGGTTCTTCTGGAAGGCCAATAAAGAGAGCTAGATTTGATGGGCCAGTCCGAGCGATTCCTATTATTACTGCAAGAACATAGCCTTGCACTGATTGTGGAAGAGCTCACTAGGGTGAGTATTGGAAATGAACTAGGGCGAGCTTCCGGTGCGGATCCATGGATCATTAGGTTAAAAACTGTACTCAGAGGGCTGTTCAAATGAAAGCTACAGGTCAGGGCCATGTTCAGCCAGAGAGTGGTGGTTAGCAGCCAACATCTGATCCTAGAATGGCAAAGGAACATGATCTTTTCTAGTCGCCTTGTTCAGTtttcggtaatcaatgcaaatccTCCATCCCGTAACTATTCTAGTTagtatcaactcgttattctcgTTCTCTATGACTATGATACCTCCCTTCTTTGGCACGCACTGGACCGAACTTACCCACGAACTGTATGAGATGGGATAAATGATACCCACATCTAACCTCTTGATAATCCCCTTTTTCACCATGTCCTTCATAATAGGGTTCAGTCTTCGTTttccatcaatcgtccctttttcGCCATCTTTTAGGATAATCTTGTGCATACATACAGATGGGCTAATACCACGGGTATCGactatggtccatccgatagccttcttgaattgtttcaacaccaagTTGAGTTTTTCTTCTTGTTCAGTAGTTAATTctactgaaacaatcacaggcaaagtagaagCATTACCTAAATAAACGTATTTTAAATGTaaaggtattatcttgagttctaatttaggtggttcCTCGATTGacacttttggttgggcatactTCCTCttctctaactccaaagattcaaagcgggattgtggattaaatcccctttgattagctttTAACAAAGCTAAATATTCAttctcctcttcatcatttggaggatctgatgtcaaaatttgttccaacagatcctcaacatagttgagctcctttTCCACTATTGAATCCTCTAAATCGGATACTACAGAACAATCATCGATTGTGTCAGGAAAttgcatagacttaaaaacattaaatgttacctgatcattcTGAACACGCATCGTAAGCTCACCCTTCTGCACATCTATAAGGGCCCTTCCGGTTGCTAATAATGGTCTTCCTAGGATAATCGGCACTTCTTTGTCTTCTTCAAAGTCCAGGCTAGCAAAATCAGcagggaagataaatttatctactcgtaccaatacgtcctcgatttttccttctggatgtgctaaggatcgatctaCTAGCTGAAGTGTAaccatagtaggtctaacttcacctatccccaactttctaaatattgacataggcatgAAGTTAATACTCACACCTAAGTCACATAaagccttaccacaatatgttgctccaatgttgcaaggtatggtaaaacatccaggatcctttAGCTTTGTGGGTAGTTTTTCTTGAAGATATGCGCTGCATTCCTTCGTCagagctaccgtctcaaattctccaagtcttcattttttggacaggatatccttcataaacttgaCGTAGTTAGGCATTTGTTCAAGTGTTTCAACCAACAGGATGTTGatgtgaagttgcttgagtacgtctagaAATTTCTTGATTGAATTTCCTGTTTCTACTTCTGAAGTCTTTAagggtagggtggtggtggtttctttactGGAACTGGTTGATTCATTTTCTGCGGTAATTTTGCATCTAATAGAGCtgttagttgatcagaattagctAGTTCTGGAATTAGCTTGTCGAGTTTTTCAGATTCTGGTTCTTATGcaactggaatttcaacacttggttgaacttcctctgagtcTTGAGCATCAGCTGGCTCCTTTTCAGCTTCGATAGTGTTGGGCTCTACTGTCTTTTCGCTCCTCAATGTCAACGCTTTGCAATGCTCCTTCTCCGGATTCCTTGGATTCtctgtatcactaggtaaagaACCTTGTGGTCAGTTCCTGAGTTTAGTAGCCAGCTGGccacttgattctccaaattccttagagtggCATCATTTTTTTCCATGTATACCTTCAataaattctctaagctattggatgattCGGCCTGAGCTGGTTTCTGAGCTTGTTGGAAAAAACTAGGCAGCTGAGTCAGTCTAGGTTGAGCGTCGTTGTTACTGGTTCCAGCTCCTTGGTTGCTCCAGGAAAAATTCGGGTGGTTTCACCATGATGGGTTATAGAAGTTGGATTGCAGACCCtgccttcctcgattttggttctggttacccatgtaatatacAGATTCggggtttgatggacattcttcgaacaaatgTCCCTCTCCACAATAAACACAGGCTATACTCTGAAATTGGTAAGGTGGTTGGGCTGCAAAACTGTTAGAGACCCATTAGTGGTAAGATTCTtaagcattgaggatattgaagatacctgagatgcgagtgaagtGAGAGCGTTCACTTCATGTATTCTGGCGACTTGTCTTCTTGACGCggctcgattggttggccattgataattgttactgCGATCCTCTCGATGATTTCGTAAGCCTCATTATAGGACTTAGAAAAGAGAGCACTGTTAGCAAAAGCATCCACTATCATCCTCGTGTGAACAttaagaccattataaaatgtctcaagttggatgcaatatgggattccatgatgagggcatTTTCGTAATAGCTCTTTGTATCGTTCTCATACCTCATACAAGGACttatcatccatttgttggaaagcagtgatctcgttcctcaacttagcattcttactaggcgggaaatacttcatgagAAATCTTTCGGCTAACTATTGCCAtgtagaaattgagtttggtggcaatgaattcaaccaggctcgagctttGTCCCTTAGTGAGTACGGGAACAacttcaatcgtaatgcatcttcaGAAACTCCAGCTAATTTGTAAGAGTCATTCACTTCCATAAATAGTCTTAAATAAAGATGAGGATATTttgtaggcattccactgaattggcccactatCTGAAGCATctgaacatgactggcttcagctcaaATTATTGTGCCTCGATttcgggtctcctaatacccgggttaagatcattaaaaacaggcACTGCATACTGTCTCaaggctctatccctatcatcagcaataaggatagaaTTTTAAGCAAggtttgctccatttccttgatTCATATTCTCGAAATTCATTCCTTCAGTCCTTCTTTGGTTCACTTGTCTTCTTCGCTGTCAGAAAGTTCGTTCAATCTCAGGGTCTATAGGGAGTAGGTCAATAATtcgatcaatactcataaacacctgaaataatcacagaaaaattaattaagttaaaaataaaatagaaaaataaaccaaaatgtaaaactaacaaattcaaaattaatGGCTTTTAAaaacagtccccggcaacggccccaaaaacttggaacgacggaaaaatgtgcaagtgtacacaatcgcaacaagtaataaagtgacaagtaaatgtcgagttatcgtacccacagagactgtaaaagaattatttatgaaattaattgtaaaacactttggtgaagtaaagataatttggttttaaaaggtggtcaaaaattgtttaaaaactaagtaaataattaaaaataacaaaagagttccaatgcacgatttcaaataagttttaatcaatgtaacatatttgtgttggattaattatatttcttgaactcagaattattaaactcatgtttatactgttacgaataaattcatagcaacccggtaatttgctaacttatgaacaaacttacacacaaaaattcattcatctcttgacatatccctatgtcaattcaactgactaaacagattctagcaAGCAAACAtgctattgcacatacatactcattaaattgaaccaatCTTTTGCATATCCCTAtttcaattcaaacgattaattaaatctaataagcatataaaagactttgtgaagtaacaaggcatccctaccttgaaacaatttaatcacaataatattgcaagttatgcaaggcaataatatcgccagatacattgctaatttacccttcagctaccttagaagaataaacatgcactgattaagtactgtgtcaattaattacaatttcaatccatttaaataattaattcattagttacctcatagtcataatgcaagaataactacggcatggttttacttaatcaagcatcttaccgaggcttataacagcataaacatcattttaataatttaaacagGTAGAATaaaatcaacccaacacaaacataatttaagctgaattgattaaaatagccattccaatagcatgaatattcataaacatgtttgtcaaaacaacaacaaaaattaaagagttagGGAACAAGAGgcaaatctggtgtttctccgtggcttgattAGTTGCTTCGTTATTCGTTCTTCATTTGTCTTGGCCATCAACGTGGCTTATGAACACCTCCTTGCAGGTCTAAAATGGCTGATAGAAGCCTCTTTCCTAAGATAAGAAATCGGCACTTGAACAAGAGTGAATGgaatggaaaaatgagagaaaagtgagagagggaaTGAGAGAATGATGTGAAGTGAGTGATGCCttgaatgatcagcaaggggtggcttttatagctaaTTGTGGCTACTAAAAATAACAAATCCCAGCAGCCAAAGAGACCTCCCTTGGCTGTccacacacatggcaaagttgagagtttcaactttggtattttaagcttggggcaaatctataaAGCCATAATTTAATGtagggtttgaatgcaatttaaaagTCTTTTGAaggcctttttgcaagcatatttaataaaataacatgctgatttgggtcagcatatggacggttctgggctatccatttagtggctggttcggttcGCTCAATTTGGCTCGACCagtgcggttcaactggaccctttctttataattaattaaaaataatttatttaacccacatTAAATAGGgaatgaattaaaattaattaaattatgcatTAATAAACAtttctggaccgtcttaggctggaaattaaagtgccttgatacttcaaattgcttctcggttttgtgctttcagCAGTGTCAGCTGAGCCAATTTTCGCCCATTGCGCGAATCTgtgaaaaatagtcaaaattaatctaaattaagtataaaattaaataaattcaccatgttcatatttttaacatgattttattattttataatatttaaatatttttcgacGAGAATTTAACtagatttgcatgaatttaagtaaaattgggaatgaaaaagtatataaatttttgtgtttccacttcCTGGGTTGCCTCCAAATCGTGAGGGCGAATTCGGTATTGAGTTCCTACCTAgaacagctccagtgtccatcgccccttatagaatggcaccgaaggagctggtggagttaaaggcacaaattTAAGAGCTACTAGACCGATGATTCATTCGACCGAGTGTGTCTCCATAGGGAGCACCAGTGTttttcgtgaagaagaaggatggatccatgcgcatgtgcatcaattatcggtaattgaataaactgactgtcaagaacaagtactctttaccgaggatagatgatttgtttgaacaGCTGCGAGGAGCTTCAGTTTTCTCCAGGGtagatcttcgatctgggtaccATCAGCTAAAAGTTAAGAAGGTTGATGTGTATAAGaatgcatttaggactcgttatggtcactacgagtttttagtgatgctgtttgggttgacaaatgcaccAACATCTTtcttggatttgatgaatcgaatatttcaaccctatttggatcggttcgtagttatgTTTATAAATGACATCCTGGTGTATTCAAGAACCGAGGTGGATCATGATGCagatttttgaattattttatagattttgagggAAAAACATCTTTACgtaaagttcagcaagtgtaagTTCTGGCTGCAAGAAGTGACGTTTCTAGGTCACatggtatctgctgaggggattagggttgatcctcgaaaaattgaagctgtattggattggaaaccaccaaagacggtatctgagattcgaagctttctgggtttggctgtttattatagacgttttgttgaggggttttcattgattgttGTACCTTTGATTAAGTTATTGCGTAAAGGGGTACCGTTTAATTGGACTGATAAGCAGcaagagttttgagaaactaaagaaaGTTTTAACTGAGGCCCCTGTTTTAAAACAACTAGAGTCTGGGAAGGAATGCACtatctacagtgatgcgtcacacattagattaggttgtgtgttgatgcaagagggtaaggtggttgcttacgtGTCTCGTCAACTTATGCCTTATGAGGCAAATTACCTCACTCATGACTTGGAGTTTGCTGCGGTGGTTTTCgtactgaagatttggaggcattacttatacggtGAGAAGTCTATTATTTACACatatcataaaagcctcaagtacctctTTACTCAGAagaagttgaaccttaggcaacaaaggtggatagagttgcttgaagattatgattgttcaattgagTACCACCCTGGTAAGGTTAATGTGGTAGCTGACACACTGAGCCGTAGggttgtatctgatctgagagcactGTTTACTTATCTCAGCCTATTTGATAATGGTAGCTTGTTGGCTAAGCTTCAAGTGATACCGACATGGACTGATCAAATTAAGGAGAAACAGTTGTTGGATGAGTCATTAGTTCCTCATTTCCGATCAGTTGAGAATGGAGAGACTacggattttgggttgaatagtgAGGGAGTACTATGTTTTCGTGAGAGAGTTTGTACACTGAGGGATTCTGATTTGAGGCAATCTATACTGCAGGAGTTGCATAGTAGTCCATATGCTATACATATTGGCTAAAACAAGTTATACCGGGATTTTTGTaagctgtattggtggcctgggttgGAACGTGAAGTTACCGAATACGTGAGTAAGTGCCTGacttgccagcaagttaaggctgagcatcaactgccttcCGGGTTACTGTAACAAGTaaagattccactctggaagtgggagagggtaaccatggattttgtaagtgggctACCCTTAACTCTGATTAAGAAGGATTCGGTATGGGTTATAgtagatcgattgaccaaattGCCCACTTTATTTCGGTCTGCACTGATTATTCGCTGCAGAAATTGGAAAAGTTGTATGtggctgagattgtgagactgcacAGAGTACCAGTTTCTACCATATCTGACAGAGATCCTAGatttacatctcagttttggaagaagttacacgaagctatgggtacaaggttggacttcagtactgcgttccaatCAGacagtcagtcagagagggtgattcaaatactaaAAGACATGTTAAGACGCTGTGTAATTgattttcaaggtagttgggaagactacttgccgttggcagagtttgcctacaacaacagttatcagtccaatattcagatggcaccgtacaaggcgttatatggtcgtaggtgttgtACTCCTACCTGTTTGATGGAACTTGGTGAGCGACGAGTTTTGGGGCCAGAGTTAGTTTCTAATACTGAAGAAAAGGTAAAGTTGATTTTAGATCGGTTAAAGGTAACATCTGATAGGCAGAATTTGTATACAGACTTGAAGCGTATGGATATCGAGTTCTCTATGGGGGATTATGTTTTTCTGAaggtctcaccgtggaagaaaattttgagatttgggcGGAAAGGAAAGTTTagccctagatttattgggccttatcgagtGTTGAAACGTGTGGGATCAGTTTCCTATCAGCTGTAGTTTCCTCCAAAATttgataggattcatgatgtgttccacgtttcCATGCTGAGGAGATACCGCTCTGATCCTACGCATGTTGTGCCTAtggaggagatcgaggttaggcctGATCTGACCTTCGAGGAAGAACCGGTGCAGATACTGGGTTATGATATTAAAGTATTAA contains the following coding sequences:
- the LOC108466351 gene encoding uncharacterized protein LOC108466351, which gives rise to MPYEANYLTHDLEFAAVVFVLKIWRHYLYDYDCSIEYHPGKVNVVADTLSRRVVSDLRALFTYLSLFDNGSLLAKLQVIPTWTDQIKEKQLLDESLVPHFRSVENGETTDFGLNSEGVLCFRERVCTLRDSDLRQSILQELHSSPYAIHIG